Below is a window of Rhodoglobus vestalii DNA.
CAAGGTGTACCTCGGTGGCGACAACCACGGTTCGCAGATTGTGGCACCGGCAGACACCGACATCGCGCACGCCATCGATGTGGTCGCGAAGGGGTCGATCACCGAGCTTCCGCGGTCCACCGACTTCGTCACCACCGACGATGGGGTGGTTGATGAGTATATTGCGCGCACCGCCGCCGTTGCCGGGTCAGCCAAAGAGATCGTTTACACCTATACCGCGATGCACGGTGTCGGTTGGGACACCAGCAAGGCCGTATTCGCCGAGGCCGGATTCAGCACTCCCGTTCTTATCGAAGAACAGGCGCACCCTGACGCCGCTTTCCCCACCGTTGCGTTCCCGAACCCTGAAGAGCCCGGAGCGATGGACCTCAGCTATGCGAAAGCACGAGAGGTCGGAGCCGATCTGGCAATCGCGCATGATCCGGACGCCGATCGCCTCGCGGTCGCTGTTGCCGGCCGCGATGGTCAATGGCGTCGCCTCAGCGGAAACGAAGTGGGAATTCTGCTCGGCTGGCGTGCCGCCGAACGCTCGCACGGGGAGGGGGTGCTCGCGGCATCCATCGTCTCGTCACCGGCACTTCGCACAATTGCTGCCGAATATGGAATGGCCTATCAGGACACACTTACCGGATTTAAGTGGATCTCGCGGATCGATGGGCTCGCGTTTGGGTACGAAGAGGCACTCGGTTATCTCGTTGACCCTGACAAGGTTCGCGACAAAGATGGCATTTCTGCTTCGGTAGATTTCTTATCGCTGGCCGCCGAGCTCAAGGCTCAGGGAAAAAACGTTCTCGATCGGCTAGACGAGTTCACTGCACGATTCGGCGCTTTTGCCTCACGTCAGGTTTCGATGCGTTTTGACAAGGTTTCGCAGATCAGCGACATGATGATGCACGTACGCACCCATGCCCCCACCGCGGTCGGAGGGCTGTCCGTTACCTCGTTCGATGACTTCCAGAATGGGGTCGACGGCTTTGCCCCGAGTGACATTCTACGAATGGAGTTCGAGGGTGGTGCCCGCGTGATCGTTCGCCCCAGTGGAACCGAACCTAAACTCAAGTTCTATGTGGATGCATCGAGCACGGCGGGAGGCGTTGCCGACCGGCATGCGGCCGCAGAGGCTGTCGCTACCCAACTTGAGACGGGGATGCGGCAGCTCTTAACCTAGCCGAGGGCGTCGTTGAGTTTTTGTTTAAGCTCTGAGGTGTCGAAAAGATTGACGACCACGATGACGTCAGCATTGGTCTTTCCGATCGCTTCAACAAATTCTGCGCTCGTCAAGATGATTTGGGCGTCGGCCGCTACCGTGCGAACCGTGCTGATATCGGCGGCCACTATTGAGGCGTCGAATCCCAGTGACCGAAGGGCTCGTTCTGCATTAACTTTGAGCACACCGGAGCTGCCGATTCCCGCCCCGCAAATGGTCACAATTTTCATGACGAGCTGACCCCCATAATCTGTTGTACTTCTTCGGCAGAGGTCGCACTGGCGAGGCGGTCGATCGCCGAGGAGTCGTTGAAGATATTGGCCACGGCAGCGACGGCAGCGAGGTGTGCACCCCCTTCGGCGATGGCGAGTCCCAGCACGACCCGAACGGGATCGTTGTGGGCGTGGCCGAAGCTCACGGGTTCAGTGAGCGTCACGATTGAGAGCCCATTGGTGATCACCTGCGGCCCCGGGCGGGCATGTGCCAACGCGAGCCCCGGAGCGATCACTACGTATGGCCCGTGGTCTTCGATCATCCGAATCATTTCACCGGCGTAGCCGGGCTTTGCGGCACCAGAGCGCGCAAGAGCCGCACCAGACAGTGCGACCGCCGCACGCCAATCGGCGGCTGACGCGCCAATATCGATCGCAGA
It encodes the following:
- a CDS encoding phospho-sugar mutase, with the protein product MSAETLSTAQLIDAANAWLEQDPDAVTHTELEALIADANNGDVRAIAGLHHRFDSRLAFGTAGLRGELGAGPNRMNRVLVTQAAAGLAAYLLTHEPSPSIVIGYDGRTNSEVFARDTAMIMAGAGVRATLLPRLLPTPVLAFAVRHLDVSAGVMVTASHNPAKDNGYKVYLGGDNHGSQIVAPADTDIAHAIDVVAKGSITELPRSTDFVTTDDGVVDEYIARTAAVAGSAKEIVYTYTAMHGVGWDTSKAVFAEAGFSTPVLIEEQAHPDAAFPTVAFPNPEEPGAMDLSYAKAREVGADLAIAHDPDADRLAVAVAGRDGQWRRLSGNEVGILLGWRAAERSHGEGVLAASIVSSPALRTIAAEYGMAYQDTLTGFKWISRIDGLAFGYEEALGYLVDPDKVRDKDGISASVDFLSLAAELKAQGKNVLDRLDEFTARFGAFASRQVSMRFDKVSQISDMMMHVRTHAPTAVGGLSVTSFDDFQNGVDGFAPSDILRMEFEGGARVIVRPSGTEPKLKFYVDASSTAGGVADRHAAAEAVATQLETGMRQLLT
- a CDS encoding PTS sugar transporter subunit IIB yields the protein MKIVTICGAGIGSSGVLKVNAERALRSLGFDASIVAADISTVRTVAADAQIILTSAEFVEAIGKTNADVIVVVNLFDTSELKQKLNDALG
- a CDS encoding PTS sugar transporter subunit IIA — protein: MPLPPLPQSAIDIGASAADWRAAVALSGAALARSGAAKPGYAGEMIRMIEDHGPYVVIAPGLALAHARPGPQVITNGLSIVTLTEPVSFGHAHNDPVRVVLGLAIAEGGAHLAAVAAVANIFNDSSAIDRLASATSAEEVQQIMGVSSS